A window of Candidatus Poribacteria bacterium genomic DNA:
CAATCCTTGTTGATAGCGCAATTCACGCGCCTGAAGGACAAAAGAATCCCCGTCCTTTAGGGCGGGGAGTATGTCAAGTACTTGGACAGAAGGTAGGCTAGTAACGTAGGTTACGGTCATAACAGGCACGGTGGTTTTTTTAACAGAGGAGCACCCTATGAAAGTTGGAATTGGCGCATCGTCCGATGTGCAAGCGACCGTTGATCGTTGCAGAAAACTTGGTGTCGAATGTGTTTATATCGGTTCTCTTACTGGATATGAAGACAATGGGTATCCGGATGCAAACAGCCTGCGGGAACTAAAGGGAAGATTAGAGGACAATGGTCTGGAGGTGCCGAGCGTCACTTACCATTTTGCGCGGTGGCCCTCACGTCCTTGGCGGACGGAGCGCTCAATGAATCCGGACATCTTGTTGACCCGTGACCGTCGCTGTATTGATGCCATGTTGCGCACGATTGAAGTGTTAGGAGAGGTTGGTATCACGTCAGTGTTGCACTACGTGAGTTTGGGCAAACCGATGAATCCTGCCCAAGAGGAAGCATGCTGGGAGGGGCTTATCGACATTTATCGCGAACTCATCCCGATGGCAGAAGCAAACGGGGTTCACATAGCAAATCACAGTCTTCACCGAATTTTGCCAGACGACGTGCGTGAATGGGCTGTTGCAGCAGATGTACGCATTGAAGATTACGGGAACTTTAGGTCAGATGCTTGGGGCGGCCCCTTCTTAGTAGGGACTTGGAAGGAATTGCATCGATTAATCAATGCTGTTCCGAGTCCGGCGAATGGGGTGGCGTTATGTACCGGCATGGATATCCCTGGTGGGGAAGTACCGGCACTGGTAGAAGAATTTGGGGAAAAGATTCACTTCTGCCAACTTCGAGACCATTCGGAGCGATGGCCTGCCGGACGGGAAGTGCCGCTTGGTGAGGGGCGGGTTGATCTCCGCGCTGTTGTAACCGCTTTGCGGGGTGTTGGTTATCAGGGTATTCTGAATCCAGAACACCTAGGGAAACCGAGATATCCGGGTGAAGATTTAGAGGCCAAGGCAGTTGATTATATCAAATCGCTGATTGCTGTATAAGTGTAATTGCTGATTTTTCCGAGACGGAGGAAAACCCCATGAAACTAGGAGTTGGCGCGTTGACCGATGTGCAAGCAACCATTGATCGTTGCAAACAATTAGAAACTGAGCGCGTTTCTATCAGCTGTCCCGCGCTTCCCGGATTTGAGGAAAACGGATATCCAGATCTAACACATTTCCGGGAGATCAAGGGTAAGTTAGAGGACAATGGTCTCGTGATAAAGGACGCATCTTGGCGATTGCTGAAATGGCCTCCACTCCCATATCGGACCCACTCACGCGGTGGCACCACAAGTCCAGAGATTTTGTTAGGTCGTGATCGTCGTGCTATTGATGCAATGGCGCGCATGATTGAAGTTGCGGGAGAAGTGGGTATTACATCGGTGCTGCAAATCATTGATATCGCCAAACCAACAGACGCTGTACAAGCCCAAGCGTGTTGGGAGAGCTTGATTGACATATATCGTGAATTGATGCCGGTGGCAGAAGCGAACGGTGTTGGTATTGGGAACCACACACTGCATCGACTGTTACCGGACGGAATTCGTGAGCGGGCGGTCGCAGCCGGTGTGCGTCTTGAAGATTACGGAAATTATACAGCTGACGGCTGGGGAGGTCCGTTCCTAGTGGCGACTTCCAACGATTTGCGACGATTGGTCAATGCTGTTCCCAGTCCGTCTAATGGGGTGATGCTGTGTACCGGTATGGATTTCATTGGCGGAGATATGTGTGCTTTGGTGATGGAGTTCGCAGAAAAGATTCATTGTTGTGGTTTTCGGGACCACACGAATCTCTGGCCCATGGGGCGGGAAGTGCCACTCGGCGAGGGGCGCGTCGATTTCCCCGCTGTTGTCGCAGCGCTACAGAAGATCAACTACCAGGGCATTTGGGCACCTGAACATCTGGGACAACCGAGACATCCGGGTGAAGATCTGTTTGCTAAGGGCGTTGCGTATATCAGATCTATATTAACCTGACCTCCCCGAATATGATGATTGAGCGAGTTCCATTAAACTTGGTTTTAGTCGTAAATCAACTTTCTGAGTTGGATTTTTTCCAAGAACCGGCCGTGGAGGAGCGATAGTATGCAGACACGAAAACTGGCAACGCTTGAGGTGCCGCCTATCGGAATGGGCACTTGGAAGACGTTTGATGTCCGCTCACAGGCGGAAATCGCTGTGCGTCAGAAAATTGTCACAGCTTGTCTCTCGGAGGGGGTTGCCTTCCTCGATTCATCGCCGATGTACGGTGAGAGTGAAAGTGTGGTTGGCGTAACAACGGAGGGGAAGCGAGAGCAGTTCCAGTTTGCGACTAAGGTTTGGTGTACGGGGCTGTCGCAGGGTAAAGCTGAGATTGCGCGATCTTTTGAACGGTTTCGGACCGACTATATTGATGTCTTTCAGATTCATAATCTCTTGGATTGGGAGACCCACCTGCCAATGCTAGAAGGATTGAAGGCAGAAGGGAGAATCGGTCTCATTGGAATCACACACTATATGACCACATCTTATCCTGAGATGATCCGAATCATGAAGGGCGGACGGATCAGTACGATTCAAATTCCCTACAACGTGTTGGAACGAACGTGCGAACAGGAGATTTTGCCGCTAGCCGAGGAACTTGGTATCGGCGTGATTGTAATGCAGCCACTCGACGTGGGGAGATTGGTGACGGGACTCAGAAGGGAGCCGGATCTCGCACCGCTTGAAGCGCATGGCATAGAAACATGGGCACAGGCCTTATTGGCGTGGATTCTCGCAGACATGCGGATAAGCGTAGTGATTCCGGCGACATCAAAACCGGAACGGATTCGAGAGAATGCTGCGGTGGGCACATTGCTCGCACTGCCACAGGAGTTACGGACGTATATTGAGCAGGAAGCGCAACGATGCCTCTGACCCATTTTTTTTCCAAGCTATAACTTGACTTTGCATGAAAGGAGTTCTATATGCTGACTAAAGAGCAGGTCGACTTCTATCACACCAACGGTTATATCGTTGTTGAAAACGTAATTTCAACGGAAGATCTCGTGGAGCTGCGCAGGATTACTGATGAATTTGTTGATAAATCCCGCGAGGTGACTGAACATACCGACGTTTTTGACCTTGAGCCAGGGCACACGCCAAACGCACCGCAATTGCGGCGTCTCAAAAATCCGGTAGTCCTGCATCCAATTTACGATAAGATGCTTCGCCACGACTATATTCTCGACAGCGTTGCCCAACTGATTGGATCGAATATTCGTTATGACACCTCCAAGCTTAACATGAAATCCGCTGGATTCGGTAGTCCGGTTGAGTGGCATCAGGATTTTGCGTTTGCCACGCCTGTAACTAACGATGATATGCTGTCGGTCGGTTTAGCGATTGACGATATGACAAAGGATAACGGCTGCCTGCTGTTTATTCCAGGTTCGCATAAAGGTCCAGTTTACGACCATTACGAGAACGATGTCTTTGTTGGTGGAATTACTGACCCCGATTTCAGACCGGATAACGCTCACTATCCATCACACCCGTACCTTACACGCCTCTGCACCTAACTCTAGTGGACAGTCGCGCCGTTTGCTTCTACTTCAATACTCTGC
This region includes:
- a CDS encoding TIM barrel protein; protein product: MKLGVGALTDVQATIDRCKQLETERVSISCPALPGFEENGYPDLTHFREIKGKLEDNGLVIKDASWRLLKWPPLPYRTHSRGGTTSPEILLGRDRRAIDAMARMIEVAGEVGITSVLQIIDIAKPTDAVQAQACWESLIDIYRELMPVAEANGVGIGNHTLHRLLPDGIRERAVAAGVRLEDYGNYTADGWGGPFLVATSNDLRRLVNAVPSPSNGVMLCTGMDFIGGDMCALVMEFAEKIHCCGFRDHTNLWPMGREVPLGEGRVDFPAVVAALQKINYQGIWAPEHLGQPRHPGEDLFAKGVAYIRSILT
- a CDS encoding aldo/keto reductase, which translates into the protein MQTRKLATLEVPPIGMGTWKTFDVRSQAEIAVRQKIVTACLSEGVAFLDSSPMYGESESVVGVTTEGKREQFQFATKVWCTGLSQGKAEIARSFERFRTDYIDVFQIHNLLDWETHLPMLEGLKAEGRIGLIGITHYMTTSYPEMIRIMKGGRISTIQIPYNVLERTCEQEILPLAEELGIGVIVMQPLDVGRLVTGLRREPDLAPLEAHGIETWAQALLAWILADMRISVVIPATSKPERIRENAAVGTLLALPQELRTYIEQEAQRCL
- a CDS encoding sugar phosphate isomerase/epimerase, which gives rise to MKVGIGASSDVQATVDRCRKLGVECVYIGSLTGYEDNGYPDANSLRELKGRLEDNGLEVPSVTYHFARWPSRPWRTERSMNPDILLTRDRRCIDAMLRTIEVLGEVGITSVLHYVSLGKPMNPAQEEACWEGLIDIYRELIPMAEANGVHIANHSLHRILPDDVREWAVAADVRIEDYGNFRSDAWGGPFLVGTWKELHRLINAVPSPANGVALCTGMDIPGGEVPALVEEFGEKIHFCQLRDHSERWPAGREVPLGEGRVDLRAVVTALRGVGYQGILNPEHLGKPRYPGEDLEAKAVDYIKSLIAV